From the genome of Cololabis saira isolate AMF1-May2022 chromosome 1, fColSai1.1, whole genome shotgun sequence:
ATAGCGTTTTCTATTTCTCCTCTTTGAAAGCTTTCAGGCCTGGACCATGACACGCAGTGAAGCGTTGTTATTCTGTCTTCCTGTACACAtgtttcggggggggggggggtgacccCTCCAGGAGATGCACCGTCTTCTACAGCCTCGTTTTTGTCATGTGAAAACATTGTTCTGCAGTTTCTTGAACAATTCCTTGGAAAAAGATGTTTCGTTAAGGCCGCCAGCCGGGCCAGACATGCTTTTGTTCAATATAAATTGAAATCCCAGAGCCTGctgggtctctgaaaagtgCCTTGAGACAGTTTTTCTTGTaatagccagtactggagttgaggggggatgaggggggatgacatcccccccagaaataaaaacggtccaaatcatcccccctgtaaaactgccatcccccctttccatcccttatgtcatttcatcaatgaatgtggttttactgctatttcaacatttagagtcatcaccagaaaaataacaccagaaaaatgtgacaattttcacctgtttcatgtaaattttcacttgaaataagtagaaaaatctgccagtgggacaagatttatcttcttattacaagcaaaaaaatcttgttccactggcagatttttcagaaaattgttgttttttccagtgatgagtcttgttttaagtgtaatgagattttttaactaaaatgaaacattttaactagaaataagacaaatattcttgttaagattttgagtttttgcagtgatccattttatttatcctgtgaaggacagagtcatattgataagttcagaaaagtgttttttattgttgtgttttgatgtatttgatgtaagcccagtggatatttaaagcttacagaaggctgcatttaactgctgctatgtcattcctgcagtatttctgcagctgttttggtcactgctattatttgtaatatattatattatttgtaatcagcacaaattatctgtccccatatgataaaatccaccatcccccctgatttttttttttttacaactcgagtactggtaatagattataaataaaaactaaacggAACTGATCCATCTAACATTTCTACTGTGAGACGGTCCATCCCACAAACCTCAGAGGTCAGATGTGTCGACTGTCGTCCACACATGTCCAGATTATCATTATAACTGCCTGTTGACATCAGCATAGTATTAGTAGTTTGtttgttgtatttctgtaatgCCAACATAGGTTTAGAGTATATTAGGTTCACAAAGTGCCTCGTCATGTTGTTCCAGCTTCCTCAGATTGGGTTTTGAGTTTCATGTGTGGAGTTTCTGGAGGTTTCACCTTGAAcatgatgattatgatgatgagCAGAAGCAGGAATCCTAGCACAGTTCCAGTTAGAACAATCAGCCATTTTTGTGGCGGGAATATGTACTCGACACGAGCTTCACTCTGTTAGCGGAGGAGACACAGACCGTGACAGTGATTGATTATCTGTTTGAGGATCTTCCCTAGCCAAACACATATCGAGCAGTAtttgtgtgtaccgattttatTGTTGGGTCGCTGTATTTCCGCAGGTCAGCTGCCTCTTTCTTAGGGTCTTCTTTCTATGTATGATAGGCAGGATAAATGAGGTCAGTTAGAAAACCCTAAAACCCAGTGAAAAGGAATTACTCTGGTCGAGTGTCAACATACCTCTTTTTTATGGGAACCCAGCACGTATTTTTGCTTGTCGAAGTCAACTTTTATGTAGCTCTTCATTCTAACCTCTCTGCTCTCTCCGGTGTATCGCTGGAAAAAGCCAATCCTCTGCAGGAGAAGAGCATGCTGGTTAACAGCGTGGTTGGTGTGTAGTGTACGCCGCCCCGCGTCGCTGCCGTACGTACCCCTGCACGCTCTTTTAGGCCTTTGAACTGCACTTTTGACACCAACCAAAACTCGACGGCCGTATAACTTCTCAGGTTGAAAGTGTTACACTCCACGTGCACGCAGCGTTCTGCCGAGCAGTTCTGAAACAAAGCAGGAGGTTTTTCTGATTTAATGACATCTTCAGCTATGATGTTTATATTTCAGATCTGTTTGTCCTACCTCAGACTTCTGGGCGGGCCTGCTTGAGCACTGAGTTTCattctgaacaaagaaaagtgaaaagaaTCTCATGAAGGACTCGTGATTAGActcatagggcctgatttactaaaggtttgcgtgcgtaaaaacgtgtgcaaacttgacatcacccgcaaaccaaagtgcaagctgatctactaacagcgtgcaaagaggactgcgcctctaaaatgagcaaaatagcacacgctgtccatttagtactttttccctgatgaataatcaatatggggcgtacccgccagaaagcgctaaatactgggaggggaaaatgcaaataggtccatttaccacgcgcaatgagatttaccaagcctgaaagttattgcggggattgtgattgcgtctgtatttaatacgttcgaaaggaaggtgctaatctgcccagcattacgcaccgatggctgctgttattgtggcaaggaggcgacatcgccaaaatcaaagaatacgcagagagagagtctttgccgaagttttattaaaggccactttttctttagttcttcaccttatatcttgccaccttctttaaacctcatctgccgttctttttgtgttaccaactgcatttattctatcgcagattttctcccatattgcgtttcttttggtaatgtttaaatgtatttgctgtagttcatgaatgtgtttatttgcctcttccactaatatctctaactccaactcgtcaaatttcattttgcgcttgcgactatatcctgctttccatccagactctccatggcgcaaaccgtaagacacgcaacacctcatttaaatactgcggtttgcacctgttatcaattgcgcaagcattcttagttgatcacccgcaaaacacacaacaacagcatatgcaaactttttcagtgcacacgcaatttagtactctttatttaggatcttagtaaatcaggcccatagtgTGAAGTGACTCTCGGCAGATTACCGGTTGGACAAGGACTTGATAGTCGTTCACTTCCAAGCCATGTTCCAGTTTGATGGGGAAGACCAGGGACACGCTGACGGGGAAATCTTTAAACCCAGTATTATCTATCTGTAAGTGGGGGGGACACGAGACACAGACATCTAAGTTACTAAACACACTTTCAGAAGGATGTGACGGCCGGTCATTCCAGTGGTTTACCCTGAAAGCAGTGCTCATGTTCTTAGGGGCGGGATCATCCAACGTGAAGTTCAGATACGTGACGCTGCCTTCTGTCCTGGAAAAACCACAACACGGTACAGCTCATTTCTGGGCTCCGTTATATTTCCCGTGATCCAATGAAGCAGATGTAAGTTACGAGCCACTCACACAGCTGAGGCCATGTTCACTTCAAACTGCACCGGGATGCTTTTGGTCATAGACGGGATCGGGATGCTGGAGTTCAAATTATCGCTGGGGGTTCAAAAGACAGTAGTTATTATCTTTACATGTCACAGCCTCCCAACTGGTTTGGAAATGGAGTTGCAGTGAAGAGGAAGTCATCGGCTTTATTCTGTGTTTGGGTTGTTTGAAAAGCCCCTCGTGTACCTCTGTCCAGTGACGGTCATCGTCATCGTGTCATTCCACTCACTCTTATGCAAGATGTGGAAAGAAGACGTGAATGTCACCTTCAAGGAGCGAGAGACAGTGGTGTTATCTTTAATTCAGACATAAACGGAGACTGTCTGAGTGGAACATTAGCAAAGGCTGCTGATGTGAAGGTGTCAGtgccagaggtggtagtaaccagttacatttactccttacatttacttgagttagttttgggaaatgttgtacttttaggagtagttttgaatcactatactttttacttttacttgagtagatttgtgaagaagaaactgttcctcttactccgctacattaggctacgttgagctgttacttttcttttatcccttttatccacgtatgcgtcaatctcatgacatcactgggagattctttgggaaaaatgtttgtttttgcatgttttgtcacatttacacagactcaaacacacacagagtttctatgagttcatgggcttgttctagttctgcctggttaaaaagaaaagtacaaaggcttgaaattttgtgctacttttgctttctgttattttatttattttattatttattaagtacttgaatttactttaagattattttaatttaagctattttttattaattttaatttattttattattttattgatttaatttgcctgaagatgattattttgtacttttgtctgtttgaatggttgtgttaaaaaaataaatcagacgttactcaacaatTACTCAGTACTTTTagtagtagttttttcaccaagtattttttaattttactcaagtaattatttggatgactactttttacttctactggagtcattttattctgaagtaacagtacttttacttgagtacaatgttTGGCTGCTCTACCAGCTCTGCTCAGTGCTGAACGACCCTGGTGTGTGTTAACAGGTTCACTTACGAAGGATCTGCTGCGGTACACGGGAAGACTGACTCCACACACGGTCTGGTTGCTCACTCCCTCCAGGTCGTTGCAGCCGTGCAGCGTTGGTCTACTGGCCTGAAGGAGGAGGAACAACTTATGACTTCATAGGCTCACGGGTACGTCATGTTTCTGTCACATAAGGTTTGTCGGTTAAACGTCTCCCCGATCGTATATATTCACACATCCTTCCTGAAACTGAGCTCCTCAACAGTCTGACATGTTTCCTGCAGACTTTAGGTGGCACAGAAAAGaatgtgcagaggtgtcaagtaacaaagtacaaatactttgttaccttacttaagtagaaattttggttatctatacttcactggagtaattatttttcagacgactttttacttttactccttacattttcatgcaattatctgtactttttactccttacattttaaaaacagcctcgttactctatttcatttcggcctttaaataaaaactatccagttaaattgctccatccggatagagtgaatttggttgtggttgtttcagatgttcttgtccagttttgttcttacatccgttccctcagattcctgcaactaaacttggatgtacattccaataaaggttaggataaatgataacatgcctctgaagtttgactttttacaccattacaatacttataggcaactagtcatcatatctcctgctctctgaaacacatgttaatgctcaatagtacacataaatgcttctttaatatatttgcattatactaagatacattcattttcaatggcttttgtccttaatggctttttccccccttacattacttttacttttatactttaagtagttttgaaaccagtacttttatacttttacttgagtaaaaaacttgagttgatacttcaacttctacaggagtatttttaaactctagtatctatacttctacctgagtaatgaatgtgaatactgaagacacctcggATAATGTGTGTGTATTGACCTTTGAAAGGATCATCCTGGAGAAGGAAAGGCCCGGGGGATAGAACATGGTCAGGCTGGTGTTGTACGAGTCGTCGCCGTGGTTGTTCAGACTTATAGACACGTTGAAGTAGTTGTTTTCCTTCACCACCAACGTTGAAGATCTGCAGGAAGTCAGATTTCCTGTCAGTTTCAGTCCGACATGTGATTTTAGTCATAAAACGGCGGTGCTGTGCCCGTCACAGAAACTTACATGAAACTGAAATCCACCTCTAGTTCTGCGATACAAGTGTCATtctttttacaatgtttttGAAATGgaacctgtaaaaaaaaaaaaaaaaaaacatagataTCAGCATTTTATTTTAGATTGAATTCTTCAACATTTAATGAAATAGCCAGTGGAGTGCTGTTTCCTCCCACATATTTATGACCCCCCCAGTTGGTTACAATTAACTAAAAAATGCCTGTCAGAATAAGCAGAAACTAATCTTCTGTCACTCTTCCAGATGCTGATCAATCTGTGATGTACAATGAAGGACAGGTCATCAACAACTTTATAAATATAAAGTCAGAAGTTTAAGCTTTGAGTAGAAAGGACAAACTAACAGAGACGTAACTTTTCAAATAATCATGACCTGTCCCAAACATTAACGGCATCCTGAAACACAGACAGCAGCAAAAGCATTATTTGTTGGATGCTTGACTTGCTAATATTTGTTCAGTCCCACTCAGCAATCGCGTCAAAGAGACTCGTCCTGGAACCATAGAGGTTCACGAGGATCTCGTTGGGGGGCGGTTCCTGTTAAAGGAGACATGCGCCAACGCTTGAGGTGCCAGAAAACTAACCCAGGTCCCTCTAACAAGTGGCTCTTTTAGCCTGGTGGTTCGCTGTGTTCCTCGTCTGGCTCGTCCCGGGCATGTCCCGGGTTCTTCTCATCCGTTTGGGTTCCTAAGCAGCACTTTAAGTCATTCATCAAGTATTCTTTGTTATGTGTCTGCTTCATATGGATGGAACATTATGATGCATGGGTCAACCAAAGACCAACCAAAGTGATGCTTTTTCAAATATCTGAAACCAAAAACAATCTGTATGTTGTTGTGAAATTACACATCTGACTGTCAGTCACAGGGCCTGTGCTCATTTCCCATTTCCAGAACATACTACTTCTTCTGTTGTTTGAGCCTCCACTTTTGTTTTTAGTAGGTGTTTATCACTTTCCCCACTTTTGTCATGTGTTACATCACCGGGTTCCTCCAGAGTATCGAGGCTCCAGGATAGTAGGAATCCTGATGCACCAGTTTAAACGCAGATTCACAGAGTGCAGCGTGATAATAATGGGAGACCAACTGGTCACTGTGAGGGAGCTGGACCTGGTAATCTGGGAAATGCTGTTGCAAGACAATCAGAAGATAATAGGCCCGCTGCTGTCCCGTTGGGTATTATCATTAACGTTATCATCTTGGGGCACGAGTGTGCTTCTGTGTAGTGATCCTGGTGAATAAGGAATGCACAATAAATTCAGAGTTTCCCACAGATGAACCCAGATAGGACGTTGGTTGATGGTAACAACATTAATATGCAGGGTTAATCACATGTCTCCTCCTAGTTAAGAAATGATTGAGACTCTTGCTTAAACTGAACTTTTATAATCTTTTTTGTCAGAATACATCTCACAAAACGCACTGAAACTAGTTCTGTGTTTGTAACCCCTGGTTAGTTGGAGTAGAAGCCGTGGGCTGATATTTTTCCAGTGCCCAGGTCAGACAGGGTTCAGGGCCGCACTCGTGGGCCCGTAGTGGTTCACCTCGGTGGTTTCCAACGGGGCACTTGAACCTGGGTCATCACAAGCTGTAACCACGAGCCCACACCGACTGAttatttccatttcctccccTTTTGTTTCACTGTGAGTGCATAGCTGGGTTAAACTCAAGACCTCAGCCACGGCTGACGAAAGAAGCCTTTTGGTCTATTTTTCTTCCTCAGGCtcgataaaaaagaaaaaaaatgccacttttgcccccccaaaaaagaaattattttCTAAAAGTGCATTTAGAGGACCCAAACCCGTGTGACGTGGACGTCCGTACCTCCACCAGGGCGTGCCTCCTGCTGTCCGTGTTCAGGCTGGCCCTCGCGTTCTCACTGTCAGGTTGGGAAAAGGTTAATCTGATGTTTATGGGGGATAACGTGTCTTTCACACATTTCTGCAAAACAAGGAACAGGAAGAGATATTTGCACAAGTGTGAGGAAATGTTCaatcagaagggggaagcagaaATGGATCACTTCTTGAGTCTGACATGAAACTGATCGATTATCATACCGGCATGTAGGTGGAATAGGTGAAACAGGTTTCTTTATTGATCAGATTGTGGGTGGACGTGAGGTTCTTGGCTTTCCTGTCAGTGCGACTGAATAAACCTCGATGTGTTTGTCTCATGGGGTCGATGCTGAGTGTGTACGTGATGTTCAGTCCCGAGCTCGCGGCCCCTGCAAAAGCACGAAGCACGATTTGAACAATATACTACCAGCAGCTGTTTTAACCATTACATAGTTATGAGTCGCCCTACCTCCTTTGCTTTTCGTTGCCTCCTCCATTTCAAAGCAGAGTGTCAGGTTAACCAtgggtaaattttcacttgagcTACCCAGGCAGTCGATTTTCTCAGTGCTAATCTCCTGCGGTTGAAATGACAGGCGAGCCGAGACGTTGAAGACGGGCCTGGACCTGAAAGTCAACGAGTGGAAGTGTTTTCAGTTGCTGTGAGCTTAAATCCTTTAGCTTTCTTTTCCAAAACTGTCCATGAAAGTAAAGCAATGTGTAAAGTTTAGCTTTGGGTTCCTGCGTGTTAATAATTTCAGAATTCCTACCTTAAAACCACGGCAGCGCCCTGTGAGCCAACCACGATGTCGGGGAGCCCATCGTCTCCCAGGTCAATGTGTCCATCAATCGCTTGTCCAAAGAATCTCATATTGGGTCTAAATTTCTCCCCCATGACTCTCTGGAATGACATCACACATCACAATTAAAATGTTTGCTTTGTGCACCTTTGAGTAGGTAGATGGACAAATGCTGCATATTCAAAATCAAAGGTTCCCAATGCCGGAAGCCGTCATCACAAGTTGGTGTAATGAGGCTATGAAAGCATGCACACGGCCTGCAGCAACACTCAGAGAGGGACATTTCAGCCTGGATTTACGGCCAAACgtgtaaaaataaaacacgtcTGCTCCACTCAGCAGCAGATGGATCCGTCAAGCTGCCCGGTGTACAGGTGGCTTCATGTTTGATCccatcctttaaaaaaaactatggaGAGGATTCTACTCGGCCACCTGAGACAGCAGGTGGTTGATGTGatggaccccctgcagttcgTGTACCGGCCTGGCATGGGTGTGGATGATGCTGTCATCTACCTGATGCACAGGTCACTCGCGCATCTGGAAAGCGCCGGCAGCACTGTGAGAGTCAGGTTCTTTGActtctccagtgcttttaacaccatccagccaTCACTGTTCAGGGGAAagctggaggaagcaggagtGGACTGTCACCTGGCTGCATGGACCATCGACTACCTCACCAACAGGCAACAGTACGTGAGGCTCCGCAACTGTGTGTGTGAAGTGGTGGTCTGCAGCACGGGGGGCCCGCAGGGTACAGTGCTCGCTCCATTCCTCTTCACACTTTATACATCTGACTTCCACCACAACACGGACTCCTGTCATCTCCAGAAGTTCTCTGATGACTCCGCCATCGTGGGACGCGTGTCCAGGGGGGACGATCTGGAGTACAGGGGGGTCATCGCCGACTTCGTCTCCGGAACCATCTGCGAATCAACACCAGCAAGACGAAGGAGGTGGTGATCGACTTCGGCAGGAACCCTCTGCCTCTtgcaccggtgaacatccaggggctGGACATTGAgacggtggaggagtacaagtacctgggtgttcacctcaacaacAAACTGGACTGGTCACACAACACCGACGCCCTGTACAAGAAGGGCCAGAGtcgactccacctgctgaggagactgaggtccttcggtGTGTGCAGGGAGCTCCTAAGGACTTTTTCTGACTCTGTGGTAGCGTCTGCTATCTTCTTTgcagtggtctgctggagctgcggGAGCTCGGAGAGAGACAGGAAGAGACTGAACCGACTGGTCAGGAGGGCTGGCCCGGTTCTTGGTTGAATCTGGACTCTGCTGAGGAGgtgggtgagaggaggatgctggtcaagctgaactccatcatgaataaccctctcaccccctacatgacactgtgggagcatcagcagctccttcagccaaagactgctccacccgcgctgcaagaaggaacgctaccgcaggtccttcatccccacagccatcagactgtacaataagaaactgtagccacccgagtgcaataacctgtctctttgaaagtgcaataacctttgCCTGCTAAATACCTCatgtatttttgcacatgtaatattatccgtttttttgtgtttactatttttttctcttgtacattgctcatttttctacattttatattgctctttttttattatttagctatttattggttatttctattttaatttttatataccggtaaaccgttgagcgtgtgtgtgttttggctgctgcacaattgaatttctcctctgggagatcaataaagtcttctatacTATTCTATCTGATTCTATTCTATCCTTTATGTTTCAGACCTTTTCCTTTTCTATGACGTTGCCAGAATAAATTGTTTCTGCTATAAATTAAGTTGTCTATAATTAGTGAAATGACACTAGAATATCAGTATTTCTTTTTAGAAGAGATTTGtactaaaataaatacaaataaaacatctCAGCTTGCCAGTTCTACAGCATAAAGAAGAGAGTTAGAGTTTGATGTTGAAAAGCCCAGTAACCTGAATCTGTTCGTACATGATGGACCAGGGCCATATGTTTTAGAGCCATCAAAAATGAGAAATATCATCCATTAGAGAGAAATGAATGTGTGACATGAGAAAGACCAGAGAGATCTAGAACCAGTACGTTGGTGCTTTAGCACAGGAAAGTTGGCTCTTTTGTCTCAGGAAAGCTGTTAATATGTATCGTGAAAGCTGGAGTTTTtggaagaatagaatagaatagaatagaatactttattgtctgtcCCAATGGTGACAGAAATTCTTCTTGGACAGGGCTCACAACCACATTCATACATTCCCATAAGGACACGTTacaatataaaaagaataaatacgttaaaaacagtaaataagttaaaacagACATGACAGTGCCTGTTAAAAGTGCAACAATCTATTTAATATTGTTCAGAATGGTTGTGGCAGATGGGATGAATGactttttgtaaatgtttttccggGCCAGTGGAATTCTATACCTTCTGCCTGATGGCAGTAGTTGAAATGAGTGGTGAAGGGGATGAGAGGGGTCTTCTGTGATCAGAGTGGCCTTCCTGATCACAGAGCGGTTGTAAAGATCAGACAGGGGTGTGTGTTGTGATCTGCATATTTTGCTGGCCTGGTTTATTATTCGTGAGAGTCTGGTTTTGTGTTTGATGGTGAGCAAGTTGTACCAGGATGAGATGTTGAATGTAAAAATGGATTCAATGAGTGAACGGTAAACCAGAATTAAAATGTCTTTGCTGATGTTGAATGTCCTTAGATTCCTCAGCAGGTGGAGACGCTGTTGTGCCTTCTTGTAAATACCGTCCGTATGTTGTGTGAAGGACAGACAGGTGTCGATCTCAGTCCCCAGGTATCTGAAGGACTGGACCTGCTCTACCAGCTGCCCCTGGATGCTGAGTGGCTGGAAAAGAGATGGCGTTATTGCTGCCTTGCTTCTGCCTCTACAGCACAGCTCCTTTGTTTTGGCAATGTTCAGCTGGAGTGAGTTCTCAGTGAATGTTTGGACCAGGTCGCTGACGGCCTGCTGGTACTGAGTCAGGGCATCAGAACCAGTCATGTGGGCAACCAGTGCCATGTCGTCTGCATATTTAAAAAGTGACATTCCTTCTCTGCTACAAGAGATGGTGTTGGTATATGCAGAGAAGAGAATGGGAGATAAAACACAACCTTGAGGAAGCCCTGTGTTTAAAACCAGTTTGCTCGATTTAAAACCATTCACAAGCACTTCTTGTGGTCTGTCctgtaaaaagttaaaaatccaTAAAAGCAGTGTTGGGTGCACCTGAAGATCTGACAGGCGGTGCAGCAGGGTGCTGGTGTTTACAGTGTTTGAAATGAACCTAGTGACATAATTCTTTCAATTGCAATAGAATCACCTAACTTTATCTCTACAATGACAATGTGCGTATCGCCTACAGTGTGCACAGCTCTGAATGAATCTCAaaaccagagctgggtagtaacgagttacatttactccgttacatttacttgagtaagttttgggaaatgttgtacttttaggagtagttttgaatcactatactttttacttttacttgagtagatttgtgaagaagaaactgttcctcttactccgctacattaggctacgttgagctgttacttttcttttatcccttttatccccgtacgcgtcaatctcatgacatcactgggtgattctttgggaaaaatgtttgtttttgcatgttttgtcacatttacacagactcaaacacacacagagtttctatgagttcatgggcttgttctagttctgcctggttaaaaaagaaaagtacaaaggcttgacattttgtgcgacttgtgcttaatttatttttttattctgttattattttatttattgtattatttattaaagtactagaatttactttaagattattctaatttaagctattttttatgttttattaattttaatttattttattgatttaatttgcctgaagatgattattttgtacttttgtctgtttgaatggttgtgttaaaaaaataaatcagacgttactcaacagttactcagtacttgagtagttttttcaccaagtacttttttacttttactcaagtaattatttggatgactacttttgacttctacttgagtcatattattctgaagtaacagtacttttacttgagtacaatttttggctactctaccacctCTGCTCAAAACCAATGCCCATCTTGGGTAAAATGCAGGGAGGGACTTTGTTTGAGTCTTttgtgaatcttttttttttcctttccactgttttgcttaaggtttttctcccaccaggggagtctttacctgccagtgtttatgtttatgtaataattgctcgggggtcatgttctgggtctctggaaagatcctagagacaactgttgtaatagatgctatttAAACACAACTGTATCACCTGGCTGTAAGTGCTGCGTATTCCTCCGTATCTGTCTCCGAGGTAGATGTACACAGACCCCCGGTTGTCGTCCTCCATGGGGGCTCCAACAGCAACGTCTCCAAGCCCATCTCCATTCAGATCAGCCAGACTGGAGATGGTGGTGCCAAACCTGCCCATGGACGGTGCCGTCACACTCAGCCCTCTCTCCAGTTGCAGCTATACGAAACAAGGACGTTATGCAGTGACAACACACCTGCATAAGTGACCTGAAATGTAAGAGTTTAGGGTGGCCTACGCTATCAGTCAGCGTGTAGATGTAGACTCGGCCTTCTCTCTTCTCCTGAGGCTGGAAGAACAGCGGCGCTCCGACCAGCAGGAAGTCGGTGCTGCCATCGGAGTCCACGTCCACCGAACACAGCTCTGCACCAAAAT
Proteins encoded in this window:
- the zmp:0000001082 gene encoding integrin alpha-D isoform X1, translating into MYGPPHISLFTCMVAAVPCCLFSAAVLAVSVAFNIDFTNPEIYDGKQEDFFGYKVLQFSSAKKKGVIVTSPLQLNGSGGICKYENSDPKCFRPDPLKTNATVVKYFGLSIAAAPSDTRFTVCSPSVAHECHKNTYLNSFCYNVSDELEQLSFFKPLFQDCTKKTVDLVFLFDGSGSMTGSEFHQNKEFIKNIMSSLKNTSIKFAAVQFSSSHRKVFDFNEYKAGHALLLLNKEPHMEELTNTHSALTFVLNKLFMNAAAGASPDATKVLVLITDGDPSDRDRSQIIKQYESKKIIRFVIGVKVKNMEKFKVIASEPKDKNVFKIEEYDGLKGILDNFQKRIFNVEGSTLTRAGNLTNEMSQSGFSAAYNKDTLVLGSVGSNSWGGALQEQRGQKEEQISDPEMHEDSYMGFSISVGERNGVSLYFSGAPRFEHKGQVVLFSRNAKNWTVIQRINDGQIGSYFGAELCSVDVDSDGSTDFLLVGAPLFFQPQEKREGRVYIYTLTDSLQLERGLSVTAPSMGRFGTTISSLADLNGDGLGDVAVGAPMEDDNRGSVYIYLGDRYGGIRSTYSQRVMGEKFRPNMRFFGQAIDGHIDLGDDGLPDIVVGSQGAAVVLRSRPVFNVSARLSFQPQEISTEKIDCLGSSSENLPMVNLTLCFEMEEATKSKGGAASSGLNITYTLSIDPMRQTHRGLFSRTDRKAKNLTSTHNLINKETCFTYSTYMPKCVKDTLSPINIRLTFSQPDSENARASLNTDSRRHALVEVPFQKHCKKNDTCIAELEVDFSFISSTLVVKENNYFNVSISLNNHGDDSYNTSLTMFYPPGLSFSRMILSKASRPTLHGCNDLEGVSNQTVCGVSLPVYRSRSFVTFTSSFHILHKSEWNDTMTMTVTGQSDNLNSSIPIPSMTKSIPVQFEVNMASAVTEGSVTYLNFTLDDPAPKNMSTAFRIDNTGFKDFPVSVSLVFPIKLEHGLEVNDYQVLVQPNETQCSSRPAQKSENCSAERCVHVECNTFNLRSYTAVEFWLVSKVQFKGLKERAGRIGFFQRYTGESREVRMKSYIKVDFDKQKYVLGSHKKEKEDPKKEAADLRKYSDPTIKSSEARVEYIFPPQKWLIVLTGTVLGFLLLLIIIIIMFKLGCFKRKTLEEFEEEFEEEHASHEGAPASGAAAKSEMDEESDEPTEEEAFMDTKTNGSF
- the zmp:0000001082 gene encoding integrin alpha-D isoform X2; amino-acid sequence: MYGPPHISLFTCMVAAAAVLAVSVAFNIDFTNPEIYDGKQEDFFGYKVLQFSSAKKKGVIVTSPLQLNGSGGICKYENSDPKCFRPDPLKTNATVVKYFGLSIAAAPSDTRFTVCSPSVAHECHKNTYLNSFCYNVSDELEQLSFFKPLFQDCTKKTVDLVFLFDGSGSMTGSEFHQNKEFIKNIMSSLKNTSIKFAAVQFSSSHRKVFDFNEYKAGHALLLLNKEPHMEELTNTHSALTFVLNKLFMNAAAGASPDATKVLVLITDGDPSDRDRSQIIKQYESKKIIRFVIGVKVKNMEKFKVIASEPKDKNVFKIEEYDGLKGILDNFQKRIFNVEGSTLTRAGNLTNEMSQSGFSAAYNKDTLVLGSVGSNSWGGALQEQRGQKEEQISDPEMHEDSYMGFSISVGERNGVSLYFSGAPRFEHKGQVVLFSRNAKNWTVIQRINDGQIGSYFGAELCSVDVDSDGSTDFLLVGAPLFFQPQEKREGRVYIYTLTDSLQLERGLSVTAPSMGRFGTTISSLADLNGDGLGDVAVGAPMEDDNRGSVYIYLGDRYGGIRSTYSQRVMGEKFRPNMRFFGQAIDGHIDLGDDGLPDIVVGSQGAAVVLRSRPVFNVSARLSFQPQEISTEKIDCLGSSSENLPMVNLTLCFEMEEATKSKGGAASSGLNITYTLSIDPMRQTHRGLFSRTDRKAKNLTSTHNLINKETCFTYSTYMPKCVKDTLSPINIRLTFSQPDSENARASLNTDSRRHALVEVPFQKHCKKNDTCIAELEVDFSFISSTLVVKENNYFNVSISLNNHGDDSYNTSLTMFYPPGLSFSRMILSKASRPTLHGCNDLEGVSNQTVCGVSLPVYRSRSFVTFTSSFHILHKSEWNDTMTMTVTGQSDNLNSSIPIPSMTKSIPVQFEVNMASAVTEGSVTYLNFTLDDPAPKNMSTAFRIDNTGFKDFPVSVSLVFPIKLEHGLEVNDYQVLVQPNETQCSSRPAQKSENCSAERCVHVECNTFNLRSYTAVEFWLVSKVQFKGLKERAGRIGFFQRYTGESREVRMKSYIKVDFDKQKYVLGSHKKEKEDPKKEAADLRKYSDPTIKSSEARVEYIFPPQKWLIVLTGTVLGFLLLLIIIIIMFKLGCFKRKTLEEFEEEFEEEHASHEGAPASGAAAKSEMDEESDEPTEEEAFMDTKTNGSF